Proteins from a genomic interval of Alteromonas macleodii ATCC 27126:
- a CDS encoding ABC transporter ATP-binding protein, whose translation MAKPIDLRKTRKTLFSLLKPEAGFFWVAIAYGVAISLMTLAVPIAVQTLINSIANIGSTRAVIILAVILFLTLFISGVFSALRMRVMEFYERKVYARLTADLGLKTILAPHSFFEGRQNVSITQRYFDIMTFQKNMPSLMIDGFALVLQMLVGFTLVSFYHPALFAFNVVLLLTMYAVWKIWGRGAKRTAIELSNAKYDSAKWLHDIAIAHEFFKSADHVEYAGRSTEGYISNYVKKHKSHFHYTFSQVVMFLLMYAVASASLLGIGGVLVVQGELSIGQLVAAELVMSAVFFGLSRFTQYLKLYYELYGAAEKLGGALDMPQEELNTSEHIPASSKLVFNDVELKHGNDACHLNVIFEPGTKYFVTTDKSWVQKQLLGLLKQYDRVKSGDILLGELSLNDYDTHELRQAVTILDRSLIIEVSVERYLKLAHPQATIADIRAALEEVEMTKVIDSLPEGLQTKVSVLGAPLQPLEFLLLKLAAAIIGKPKLLILNQHFDAIPVELRARLLRRLSKYDFTVMYFTNMPLPDCFEGVLHLHDNATAMLNEYSNGESPISAANASESSTASKNNKEGE comes from the coding sequence ATGGCTAAACCAATTGATTTACGTAAAACGCGAAAGACCTTATTTTCGCTATTGAAACCAGAGGCTGGCTTTTTTTGGGTTGCTATCGCATACGGCGTAGCAATTAGTTTAATGACCCTTGCGGTACCTATAGCGGTTCAAACGCTGATTAACAGTATCGCCAATATCGGTTCAACTCGGGCAGTTATCATATTGGCCGTCATTCTATTTCTTACTTTATTTATATCTGGCGTATTTAGCGCGCTTCGTATGCGAGTGATGGAGTTCTACGAGCGTAAAGTGTACGCTCGTCTTACCGCAGACTTAGGGCTAAAAACTATTCTCGCGCCCCACAGTTTTTTTGAAGGTCGACAAAACGTTAGCATTACACAGCGCTACTTCGACATAATGACTTTTCAAAAGAATATGCCGTCTTTAATGATTGATGGTTTCGCGCTTGTACTACAGATGCTGGTAGGTTTCACTCTAGTATCATTCTACCACCCAGCGCTTTTCGCGTTTAATGTGGTGCTTTTACTTACCATGTATGCGGTTTGGAAAATTTGGGGTCGTGGTGCTAAGCGCACGGCTATTGAATTGTCTAACGCGAAATACGATTCTGCAAAGTGGCTACACGATATTGCAATTGCTCACGAATTCTTTAAGTCAGCTGATCATGTTGAATACGCAGGGCGCAGCACCGAAGGTTATATCAGTAACTATGTGAAAAAGCACAAAAGCCACTTTCACTACACCTTTTCACAAGTGGTTATGTTTCTATTGATGTATGCCGTGGCTAGTGCATCGCTACTTGGTATCGGTGGTGTTCTGGTTGTACAAGGCGAGCTTTCTATTGGTCAGCTAGTGGCTGCTGAGCTTGTGATGTCTGCTGTTTTCTTTGGGTTGTCTCGCTTTACCCAATATTTAAAACTCTACTATGAGTTATATGGCGCTGCCGAGAAGCTGGGTGGCGCTCTTGACATGCCGCAGGAAGAGCTCAATACGTCGGAACATATACCGGCTTCTTCTAAATTGGTGTTTAACGATGTTGAACTTAAACATGGTAATGATGCGTGCCACCTCAATGTTATCTTCGAACCTGGCACTAAGTATTTTGTTACTACTGATAAAAGTTGGGTGCAGAAGCAACTGCTAGGATTGCTGAAGCAATATGACCGCGTTAAATCGGGCGACATCTTGTTAGGAGAGCTTAGCCTAAACGATTACGACACCCATGAGTTACGGCAGGCCGTCACCATTTTAGATCGTTCTTTAATTATCGAAGTTTCTGTAGAGCGCTACTTAAAGTTGGCACATCCTCAGGCAACCATCGCGGATATTCGCGCTGCGCTTGAGGAAGTAGAAATGACCAAAGTGATAGATAGCTTACCAGAGGGTTTGCAGACTAAAGTATCCGTATTAGGGGCACCGCTGCAGCCATTGGAGTTTTTGTTGCTTAAACTTGCCGCCGCAATTATTGGTAAACCTAAGCTGCTCATTTTGAATCAGCACTTCGACGCAATACCGGTAGAGTTGAGGGCGCGACTTCTGCGACGCTTAAGTAAATATGATTTTACCGTCATGTATTTTACCAATATGCCACTGCCAGATTGTTTCGAAGGTGTGTTGCATCTGCACGATAACGCAACGGCAATGTTAAATGAGTATTCAAATGGTGAGTCACCGATTAGTGCTGCTAACGCAAGTGAGAGCAGCACGGCTTCAAAGAACAATAAGGAGGGTGAGTAA
- a CDS encoding methyl-accepting chemotaxis protein, producing MKYLVLAVIAGLVNVVMSFVTSHLLISTVATFLTILFAAFIIEKVFQNQNIAASKIVLTDDYKNNAHSNDATKVSHAASNIAIGGASISFFLEQLSKAFNEQVANIGEMSGRLQQLEVSSTQLDELAKNAAFSMNESDEKTQFGSTSLKEVLSQQQQLVKNINASSEALTTLKSKAEGISTITNTINQLADQTNMLALNAAIEAARAGDQGRGFAVVADEVRELAKKTTDATSGIESLLQDMNTSSQAAVATMETVLNSSDNMNVKLKESEEAISHSSMLSTKARESMGAMQAMVENNAEHSAGISTNILQLHTTTEKLEHDLTDVSTQALSLSSQAEDIFRLLESFDVNDRNSEVRDIAVNAAKTVGERFEQAISEGKISEAKLFNFDYSPIPNTNPIKHTTPFDKFTDDVLPAIQEPLLETHSFIIYAGAVDVNGYFPTHNKKFSQPLTGNYDTDLANNRTKRIFDDKTGSRCGSNTSTFLLQTYKRDTGEVMHDLSAPIYVNGKHWGGFRIGYKAKEQ from the coding sequence ATGAAGTATTTAGTTTTAGCTGTTATTGCCGGTCTCGTTAATGTAGTGATGTCTTTTGTTACTTCACATCTACTAATCTCTACAGTTGCTACGTTTCTTACTATCCTTTTCGCGGCCTTTATTATTGAGAAGGTATTTCAAAACCAAAATATAGCCGCTAGTAAAATTGTTCTAACTGACGATTATAAGAACAATGCACACAGCAATGATGCAACGAAAGTTAGTCATGCCGCGAGTAACATTGCAATTGGTGGTGCTTCTATCTCTTTCTTTTTAGAACAGTTATCAAAAGCATTTAATGAGCAAGTCGCGAACATCGGCGAGATGAGCGGTAGACTCCAACAGTTAGAAGTCTCCTCAACTCAGTTAGATGAGCTTGCCAAGAATGCTGCATTTTCTATGAATGAATCTGACGAGAAAACGCAGTTCGGCAGTACGTCGTTAAAAGAAGTATTAAGCCAGCAACAGCAGCTGGTTAAAAACATAAATGCGTCATCTGAAGCGCTTACTACATTAAAAAGTAAGGCCGAGGGAATAAGTACAATAACAAACACCATTAACCAATTAGCCGATCAAACAAATATGCTAGCGCTTAATGCGGCTATTGAAGCTGCAAGAGCGGGAGATCAAGGACGTGGTTTCGCCGTCGTTGCTGATGAAGTACGCGAGCTTGCCAAGAAAACAACCGATGCCACCTCAGGAATTGAAAGTTTGCTGCAGGATATGAATACAAGTAGCCAGGCCGCAGTGGCTACTATGGAAACGGTGCTTAACTCTAGTGATAACATGAATGTGAAATTAAAGGAGAGCGAAGAAGCTATCTCACACTCCAGTATGCTCTCTACAAAAGCCCGGGAATCGATGGGCGCTATGCAAGCAATGGTAGAAAATAATGCAGAACATAGCGCAGGTATAAGTACCAATATACTTCAGTTGCACACGACGACAGAAAAACTAGAGCACGACCTCACTGATGTTTCTACTCAGGCGCTATCACTGAGTAGTCAAGCTGAAGATATTTTCAGGCTGCTGGAAAGCTTCGACGTTAATGATCGAAACAGCGAAGTTAGAGACATTGCAGTAAATGCAGCCAAAACTGTTGGAGAGCGTTTCGAGCAAGCGATTTCAGAAGGGAAAATATCGGAAGCAAAGCTGTTTAATTTTGACTATTCACCTATACCGAACACTAATCCTATAAAGCACACGACACCTTTTGATAAGTTCACCGACGACGTACTTCCCGCTATCCAAGAACCTTTATTAGAAACACATAGTTTCATTATTTATGCCGGCGCAGTTGACGTAAATGGTTACTTTCCTACCCACAACAAGAAGTTTAGTCAGCCCCTTACTGGTAATTACGATACGGATTTAGCAAATAACAGAACGAAACGGATATTCGATGACAAAACCGGAAGTCGTTGTGGCAGCAATACTTCTACTTTCTTGCTACAAACTTACAAACGAGATACAGGTGAGGTCATGCATGATCTATCTGCACCGATATATGTGAACGGTAAACATTGGGGAGGGTTTCGTATTGGTTATAAAGCGAAAGAGCAGTAA
- a CDS encoding TolC family protein yields MQVNAVTELLNTATERERALVTRVEKGDLANVVLTEFKANILQQRLLLAELKQKRDAHAQMLSFYWRSPKGDMLIVDEANPPKDINWPFWVGNGQLMTLRNALRNHPELDVMKLEQQVVNNKAALASNALLPKLDLKASVARDIGSGPSNLDGTETKVGLSFSYPLGNRKAKAEQAQLQSKQRELEHKLTSTEQAITQRFEQALVYWGQAKDIVALQSENAALAKTLSKVEKTRFDAGDSDMFVLNARAQNEIKARIKEIKAKVDLLKAELTLYKEAAMLHSLNN; encoded by the coding sequence TTGCAGGTCAATGCCGTTACAGAGTTGCTAAACACCGCAACAGAACGTGAAAGAGCGTTGGTGACCCGCGTAGAGAAGGGAGATTTAGCCAATGTTGTGCTGACAGAATTTAAAGCCAACATTTTGCAACAGCGCCTTTTGCTTGCCGAGCTTAAGCAAAAGCGAGACGCACATGCTCAAATGCTTTCTTTTTATTGGCGTTCACCTAAGGGAGATATGTTGATAGTAGATGAAGCGAATCCGCCTAAAGATATCAACTGGCCTTTCTGGGTTGGTAACGGTCAGCTTATGACTCTTCGCAATGCCCTTCGTAATCACCCTGAACTTGATGTGATGAAATTAGAACAGCAGGTGGTAAATAACAAGGCTGCGCTGGCTAGTAACGCGTTATTGCCGAAGTTAGATTTAAAAGCATCGGTTGCAAGAGATATCGGTTCTGGTCCGTCAAATTTAGACGGTACCGAAACAAAAGTAGGTCTGTCGTTTTCCTACCCTTTAGGAAACAGGAAGGCGAAAGCTGAACAAGCCCAATTACAGTCAAAGCAAAGAGAGCTAGAGCACAAGCTAACCTCTACTGAGCAAGCGATAACTCAGCGTTTTGAACAAGCGCTAGTTTATTGGGGGCAGGCGAAAGACATTGTTGCTCTTCAAAGTGAAAATGCGGCGCTAGCGAAAACCCTTTCTAAAGTAGAAAAAACACGTTTCGATGCAGGTGACAGTGATATGTTCGTGTTAAATGCGCGCGCACAAAATGAAATTAAGGCCCGAATAAAAGAGATAAAAGCGAAAGTGGACTTACTAAAGGCAGAACTAACCCTTTATAAAGAAGCCGCTATGTTGCACTCCCTTAACAACTGA
- a CDS encoding HlyD family secretion protein: protein MNHAERRFLDNITSLPSLKVPKLHRVITGVIIFLVLAAGLILYFTPWIQTAYGTGMVDSLDPKDRTQPINALVDGQVKQWHVREGQQIKAGEPIVTLIDIDAQRLEKLRSQLSAANLKNQANETAVRNAENNLARQQSLQEQGLVSRKEVEQAEIKVQELRAKAAASVSEINEVSMILSRQSTQTKYAPVDGTVVRLLSGGVSTFVKSGDILGQFIPADAKRSVRVTVRGLDAPLVKPGAKARLQFDGWPVFQFSGWPGSAIGTFGGEVVYVEPVANATGDFNVWIRPDESDIPWPAESSARLGSRVKAWVLLEEVRLGYEMWRQLNNFPPLPTQEPTTGGAKGTGASIW, encoded by the coding sequence GTGAATCACGCAGAACGTCGCTTTTTAGATAACATCACTTCATTGCCTTCATTGAAAGTGCCAAAGCTTCATCGTGTAATTACCGGAGTTATCATCTTCTTGGTGTTGGCAGCTGGATTAATTTTGTATTTCACACCATGGATCCAAACGGCTTATGGCACCGGTATGGTCGACTCGCTCGATCCTAAAGACAGAACCCAACCAATAAATGCGTTAGTTGATGGACAAGTAAAGCAGTGGCACGTAAGGGAAGGCCAACAAATAAAAGCCGGCGAGCCAATCGTTACGTTAATCGATATTGATGCGCAGCGACTTGAGAAGCTGCGATCTCAGCTTTCAGCAGCGAACTTAAAGAATCAAGCTAATGAAACAGCTGTAAGAAATGCTGAGAACAACCTGGCGCGTCAACAGTCTCTGCAAGAGCAAGGGCTGGTATCACGTAAAGAAGTAGAACAGGCCGAGATAAAAGTGCAGGAACTGCGAGCAAAAGCTGCCGCCTCTGTTTCGGAAATTAATGAAGTAAGCATGATTTTATCTCGCCAATCGACGCAAACTAAATATGCACCCGTTGACGGTACGGTTGTTCGGTTGCTATCAGGCGGTGTGTCTACGTTCGTAAAGTCGGGCGATATTCTTGGGCAGTTTATTCCAGCAGATGCAAAACGCAGCGTTCGCGTTACCGTGAGAGGATTAGACGCACCGCTGGTTAAGCCTGGTGCAAAGGCGCGTTTGCAATTTGATGGCTGGCCCGTTTTTCAGTTTAGTGGATGGCCGGGTAGTGCAATAGGTACCTTTGGTGGTGAAGTTGTGTATGTAGAGCCTGTTGCTAATGCTACTGGCGATTTTAACGTGTGGATTAGACCTGACGAGTCTGATATTCCTTGGCCAGCTGAAAGTTCTGCGCGTTTGGGAAGCCGGGTTAAAGCGTGGGTGCTATTAGAAGAGGTGCGTCTAGGTTACGAGATGTGGCGACAGTTGAACAACTTCCCGCCATTACCAACGCAAGAGCCTACTACCGGTGGAGCCAAGGGGACTGGGGCATCAATATGGTAA
- the murB gene encoding UDP-N-acetylmuramate dehydrogenase, protein MPSLQPYSTFGLAASCDSIQSFSDVTSFLSIFKTSKNNNKAIYILGGGSNSVFTDDFDGTILVNEIKGISHFDTESHHYLRVGAGENWHDFVTLCMKEKWYGFENLALIPGSVGACPIQNIGAYGREVNTLIDKVECVFLETGEQVLLGNEDCQFGYRDSVFKHALANKVLITHVNFKLPKHYELETSYGELAALTEPTPEKVYSKVIEIRKSKLPDPAELGNAGSFFKNPVVSKAVFQAIAQDYDSVPHFVVHGGVELPATEKEQIKIPAAWLIDQAGFKGKTLNKVRCHPTQPLVLTNLGGATGNDVITMAKDIIASVQGKFGIQLEPEVRLLGSKGLISL, encoded by the coding sequence ATGCCTTCACTACAACCATACAGCACATTTGGCCTCGCCGCTTCTTGTGATTCTATCCAGTCGTTTAGCGACGTTACTTCATTCCTGTCTATCTTCAAAACTTCTAAAAACAATAACAAAGCCATTTATATATTGGGCGGTGGAAGCAATTCAGTCTTCACTGACGACTTTGACGGTACAATTCTGGTTAACGAGATTAAGGGAATAAGCCATTTTGATACTGAAAGTCACCATTACTTACGTGTAGGTGCAGGTGAAAACTGGCATGACTTCGTCACTTTGTGTATGAAAGAGAAGTGGTATGGTTTCGAAAATCTCGCCTTAATACCTGGCTCAGTAGGCGCATGCCCAATTCAGAATATTGGTGCGTACGGACGAGAAGTGAATACGTTAATCGACAAAGTAGAGTGTGTATTTCTTGAAACCGGCGAGCAGGTATTGTTGGGCAACGAAGACTGTCAATTTGGCTATAGAGACAGTGTGTTCAAGCATGCACTAGCGAACAAAGTGCTAATCACTCATGTAAACTTTAAACTGCCCAAGCACTACGAACTCGAGACCAGCTATGGCGAACTAGCGGCACTCACTGAGCCTACACCAGAAAAGGTGTATAGTAAGGTAATAGAAATTAGGAAGAGCAAACTTCCCGATCCTGCCGAGCTAGGCAATGCTGGAAGTTTCTTTAAAAACCCAGTGGTTTCAAAAGCAGTGTTTCAAGCGATTGCACAAGACTATGATTCAGTGCCCCATTTTGTGGTGCACGGAGGTGTTGAGCTGCCAGCCACTGAAAAAGAACAAATAAAAATTCCTGCCGCGTGGCTTATCGACCAGGCAGGTTTTAAAGGCAAGACTTTGAATAAAGTACGATGCCACCCTACACAGCCATTGGTACTTACTAACTTAGGTGGTGCCACCGGAAACGATGTAATAACCATGGCAAAAGATATCATAGCAAGCGTACAGGGTAAGTTCGGCATACAGCTTGAGCCAGAAGTGCGCTTATTAGGAAGCAAAGGACTTATTTCGCTATGA
- a CDS encoding LysR family transcriptional regulator yields MHHLNYHHLYYFYLVAREGSIAKAAKLLHVTPQTVSGQLSTFENQLGYSLFDRINKRLYLNARGKVSYQYASEIFHKGNQLAEILNNSDEVNTKEFVIGITNGIPKVLFYDFVHATMRRFSQVKYVIKEDSFDGLLKELAINAIDFILADRGIAPGTQISANSFFLGESSLSFFARAPLTEEQTFPECLNQMPLLIQGNTSGIRQALTSWLETEQLYPKVVAEFDDTALLKLFGSEDFGVFCAPSAISKHVEEQYGVHCIGNASTLNERYYAITGKSRADYTISEAIVEAARGILA; encoded by the coding sequence ATGCATCACCTAAACTACCATCATTTATATTATTTCTATCTTGTTGCCCGTGAGGGTAGCATTGCGAAAGCCGCTAAATTACTCCACGTTACCCCGCAAACCGTAAGCGGGCAACTAAGCACCTTCGAAAATCAGCTAGGTTATTCTCTCTTTGATAGAATAAATAAGCGCCTATACCTGAACGCGCGAGGTAAAGTAAGTTATCAGTATGCCAGCGAAATATTTCATAAAGGCAATCAACTAGCTGAAATACTTAACAATAGCGATGAAGTGAATACGAAAGAATTTGTGATAGGTATTACTAATGGTATTCCAAAAGTGCTTTTTTACGACTTTGTGCATGCCACCATGCGTAGGTTTTCACAGGTTAAATACGTGATAAAAGAGGATAGCTTCGACGGTTTGTTGAAAGAACTCGCCATTAACGCCATCGATTTCATTCTAGCAGACAGAGGCATAGCCCCTGGTACACAAATAAGCGCCAATAGTTTTTTCTTGGGCGAAAGTTCGTTGAGCTTCTTTGCTAGAGCACCGCTTACTGAAGAACAGACTTTTCCAGAGTGTTTAAATCAAATGCCGTTGCTAATTCAGGGTAATACTTCAGGAATACGGCAAGCACTTACAAGTTGGCTTGAGACAGAACAGCTGTACCCTAAAGTTGTAGCCGAATTTGACGATACTGCTTTGCTCAAACTTTTTGGCAGCGAAGACTTCGGTGTTTTCTGCGCACCATCGGCAATTTCAAAGCACGTAGAAGAGCAATATGGCGTGCACTGTATTGGTAACGCAAGCACACTAAATGAGAGATACTATGCCATTACTGGCAAAAGCCGTGCTGACTACACTATTAGTGAGGCAATCGTAGAAGCCGCTCGCGGAATTCTAGCCTAG
- the birA gene encoding bifunctional biotin--[acetyl-CoA-carboxylase] ligase/biotin operon repressor BirA: protein MRQASKAIRKHILALLSDGQFHSGETIAQQVGLSRTAVAGHISQLADWGLDVFKVKGKGYRLERGFPLLSADSIKRHLGNTKRAVIDVESVLPSTNTEMKKRIASKREDLENGDVVFAEIQTDGRGRHGRSWLAPVGGSFTFSMYWSFPDGYQSMAGLSLLVGLAVCDALKEFGVEDAELKWPNDIYLQGKKLAGVLIEVEGQIGATAHSVIGIGLNVCVPDNQYDVGQPHSDLASYLGTIPDRNALAAEIIKSLWSYLPKFTQQGFGPFTAYWEALDLYADKRIVLQMGEKRFSGIDRGVDASGALLVETQDGITRFHGGEVSLRGN from the coding sequence ATGAGACAAGCATCAAAAGCTATAAGAAAACATATACTCGCTTTGTTGTCCGACGGCCAGTTTCACTCAGGGGAAACCATTGCACAGCAAGTGGGCCTTTCGCGCACAGCAGTTGCAGGGCATATTTCTCAACTCGCCGATTGGGGATTAGATGTATTTAAAGTAAAAGGTAAAGGCTACCGTTTAGAACGAGGGTTTCCATTGTTAAGCGCCGACAGCATTAAACGTCATTTAGGCAATACAAAACGAGCGGTTATTGATGTGGAGTCAGTATTACCTTCCACCAATACGGAAATGAAGAAGCGTATTGCCAGCAAACGAGAAGATCTTGAAAACGGCGATGTCGTTTTTGCTGAAATTCAGACCGATGGACGCGGCAGACATGGCCGTTCATGGTTAGCGCCGGTTGGCGGAAGCTTCACTTTTTCTATGTACTGGTCTTTTCCCGACGGTTATCAAAGTATGGCAGGACTTTCTTTATTGGTAGGCTTGGCAGTTTGCGATGCACTTAAAGAATTTGGCGTAGAAGACGCCGAGCTTAAATGGCCGAATGACATTTATTTGCAAGGTAAAAAGCTTGCGGGCGTACTTATTGAAGTAGAAGGGCAAATAGGCGCTACGGCGCATAGTGTTATCGGCATAGGTTTGAATGTTTGCGTACCCGATAATCAGTACGATGTTGGTCAGCCTCATAGCGATCTTGCGTCATATTTAGGCACTATCCCAGATAGAAATGCTTTAGCGGCGGAAATTATTAAATCGCTATGGTCTTATTTACCGAAATTTACCCAGCAGGGCTTCGGGCCATTCACAGCATATTGGGAAGCGCTCGACTTATACGCCGATAAACGCATTGTTTTACAAATGGGTGAGAAGCGTTTTTCCGGAATTGATAGGGGAGTGGACGCCAGCGGCGCGCTTCTTGTTGAAACGCAAGACGGTATTACCCGTTTCCACGGCGGCGAAGTTAGCCTTAGAGGCAATTAA
- a CDS encoding YkgJ family cysteine cluster protein: MNRLRELSSQVMDVYQSLSQEFSAYQSSQSLNCVEKCGACCNNPDIEVSPLEMLPLALHLFDTGRAEQEFDELDNYSGFACKQYQRLSLDGKEGYCGIYEYRPGICRMFGAAGYKTKSGEATLSVCKPIKQAVPEKYAAALIAIQPQHLDIFEKRLVDDIAANSEVRVTSTKPPMIAEGRQKLAQIDYELGERLIPINDALRFVLEKILTLNFYAQDIDGGVAA; this comes from the coding sequence ATGAATAGGCTGCGTGAGCTGTCCAGCCAAGTGATGGATGTTTACCAATCTCTTTCCCAAGAATTCAGTGCATATCAATCTAGCCAGTCACTAAACTGTGTTGAGAAATGTGGTGCATGTTGCAATAACCCCGACATTGAAGTGTCGCCATTGGAGATGCTGCCTTTAGCACTTCATCTGTTTGATACAGGACGGGCTGAACAGGAGTTTGACGAGCTAGACAACTACAGCGGCTTCGCCTGTAAACAATATCAACGCTTAAGTTTGGACGGTAAAGAAGGCTACTGCGGAATTTACGAATACCGACCTGGCATTTGCCGTATGTTCGGTGCAGCAGGTTATAAAACCAAATCTGGCGAAGCCACACTTTCGGTGTGTAAACCAATTAAGCAAGCTGTACCAGAGAAGTATGCGGCCGCGCTGATTGCTATACAGCCACAGCATTTAGATATCTTTGAAAAGCGATTAGTGGATGATATTGCCGCAAATAGTGAGGTTCGAGTTACATCGACAAAGCCGCCAATGATCGCAGAAGGCAGACAAAAACTTGCTCAAATAGATTATGAATTGGGGGAAAGACTTATTCCTATTAATGACGCACTACGTTTTGTGTTAGAAAAAATTCTAACACTGAATTTTTATGCTCAAGATATAGACGGTGGTGTTGCTGCTTAA